The proteins below come from a single Bdellovibrionales bacterium genomic window:
- a CDS encoding ABC transporter substrate-binding protein, whose protein sequence is MVPSWTETLLRAGIPVVGRTRFCIHPADKVKNIPVVGGTKEANWEMIHDLKPDLILMDQEENPLEMAEESPFPILATNVHSLATLQFELQRLGTEFKNQQLITWSLQLQAIIDKGPLHWSEENIPGLIEWVISPMRPGPRPVLYVIWKKPWMAISRDTYIGSVLAQLGAQVVEFPEEKYPVIEIQDFQEALVLFSSEPYPFHKKIEDLRSDGLAGAIVDGESYSWFGIRSLEFLRKCYGH, encoded by the coding sequence ATGGTACCCTCTTGGACTGAAACATTATTGCGCGCAGGAATCCCTGTGGTGGGAAGAACACGTTTCTGTATTCACCCGGCTGACAAAGTAAAAAATATTCCTGTTGTCGGTGGCACCAAAGAGGCCAACTGGGAAATGATTCATGACCTCAAGCCGGATCTGATTCTGATGGATCAAGAGGAAAATCCTCTCGAGATGGCGGAGGAAAGTCCGTTCCCAATTCTGGCGACAAATGTTCATTCTTTGGCAACACTCCAATTTGAACTTCAGCGCCTCGGGACAGAGTTTAAAAATCAGCAGCTCATCACGTGGTCGCTGCAGTTGCAGGCCATCATCGACAAAGGCCCTTTGCACTGGAGCGAAGAAAATATTCCAGGCTTAATTGAGTGGGTGATTTCGCCGATGCGCCCCGGGCCGCGCCCCGTTTTGTATGTGATCTGGAAAAAGCCGTGGATGGCGATTAGCCGTGATACTTATATTGGCTCTGTCCTCGCACAATTGGGCGCGCAGGTTGTTGAGTTCCCAGAAGAAAAATATCCCGTCATCGAGATCCAGGATTTCCAAGAAGCTCTCGTGTTGTTTTCTTCGGAACCATATCCGTTTCATAAAAAGATCGAAGACCTCCGCAGCGACGGCCTTGCCGGGGCCATCGTCGACGGAGAGTCCTATTCATGGTTTGGGATTCGCAGTCTTGAGTTTTTACGTAAGTGCTACGGACACTGA